The Arthrobacter sp. D5-1 genome segment ACAGTACTCCCGGAACTTGTAAGGAGTCAAAGTGCTTTTTGCGCCTGACACCGAAATTGCCCTTCGCAGCGTCGTCAATCTCATCAACACTGCCGCCAACGGAGAGGAATCGCTCGCAACGCTGGAGGACCTCAACGCCTTTCTGGACGCCGAAGAGTTCACGGGTTCCAGGGTTAACTCCCCTGCGGAACTGACCAGTATCAAGCGTCTCCGCAGCGAACTCGCAGCGCTCTGGAGTGCCGACGAGGATACGGCGGCCAAGTCCGTCAACAAGCTGCTGATCGATGCCAAGGCGCTCCCCCAACTGGTGAAGCATGACCACTGGGACTGGCACCTCCACGCCACCACGCCTGATGCTCCCCTGGCAGACCGGATGGGCACCGAGGCAGCCATGGCCATCGTCGACGTCATCCGCGGCAAGGAAATGGACCGCATGCGCGTGTGCGCGGCCGAGGACTGCGACGCCGTTGTGCTGGACCTCAGCCGCAACCGGTCCAAGCTCTACTGCGACACCGGTAATTGCGCCAACCGAGTCCACGTTGCCGCCTACCGGGCAAGGAAGGCAGCCGAGGGCGAGTAAAAGGGCATAATGGCGCTATCCATGCGGTCGATATAGAGGACATCCACCATGACAGCGAGTTCCATCAGCGAGTACATCGACCAGTACGACGGCGATGTACAGCAACGATTGCTGACCGTGTACCAGATGATCAAGTCGGCCGTACCGGCTGAAGCGGTGGAATCGATCAGCTGGCGCATGCCCACTTTCAAAATTGGCGTCGAGCCGTTGTTCTTCTTCACCGGAACAAAGCGCCACGTCGGGTTCT includes the following:
- a CDS encoding CGNR zinc finger domain-containing protein produces the protein MLFAPDTEIALRSVVNLINTAANGEESLATLEDLNAFLDAEEFTGSRVNSPAELTSIKRLRSELAALWSADEDTAAKSVNKLLIDAKALPQLVKHDHWDWHLHATTPDAPLADRMGTEAAMAIVDVIRGKEMDRMRVCAAEDCDAVVLDLSRNRSKLYCDTGNCANRVHVAAYRARKAAEGE
- a CDS encoding DUF1801 domain-containing protein, with amino-acid sequence MTASSISEYIDQYDGDVQQRLLTVYQMIKSAVPAEAVESISWRMPTFKIGVEPLFFFTGTKRHVGFYPTPQAITHFSTALSDYGTTEHAIQLPHNVPLPIALLQEIIDWRLQQLPSDEA